The following proteins are encoded in a genomic region of Debaryomyces hansenii CBS767 chromosome G complete sequence:
- a CDS encoding DEHA2G16280p (weakly similar to uniprot|Q04471 Saccharomyces cerevisiae YMR114c singleton), producing MCGRYALGININELPQQFNETVLNRSNTNVQYSIKQLSDTNYEAVDESNDEATSNHANRIEIMILNLSNQTFQSSYNIPPTRTALIIYQAKNSDATFKNRYVIESSTFGLVPSWAKPKDPTPIERKGKPGPRYSRELQKYQGKHFNCRKESLANKTPVWNSAKRTRCVVPIQGYFEWIKSGKNKTPYFVHSSKAPLIYLAALYSHNPNYSNSDSHAKYLSSFTIITGPATKEDSKDLSWLHPRKPLMLMPSTNEWHEWLDPEKDWSDSLLDTSLNTIDNKAYMNIEYHTVSSDVGKPFAEGKYLVEKYTKPQKSISQFFKPATKRQLQDNDENKQEKKPKTEENIDVAINANEGNVEIKREP from the exons ATGTGTGGACGTTACGCTTTAGGAATA aatataaatgaattaccACAACAATTCAACGAAACTGTATTAAATAGAAGTAATACCAATGTgcaatattcaataaaacaATTATCAGATACCAACTATGAGGCAGTTGACGAATCGAATGACGAAGCAACTTCGAATCATGCTAATCGTATtgaaataatgattttgaatctcTCAAACCAAACGTTTCAATCCTCCTATAATATACCACCAACAAGAACTGccttaataatatatcaagCCAAAAATTCAGACGCAACGTTTAAAAATCGTTATGTGATTGAGTCGCTGACTTTTGGACTTGTCCCATCTTGGGCAAAGCCAAAAGATCCGACACCAATAGAAAGGAAGGGGAAACCTGGACCGAGATATTCTCGGGAACTCCAAAAATATCAAGGAAAACACTTTAATTGTAGAAAAGAATCATTGGCAAATAAAACTCCAGTTTGGAATAGTGCTAAAAGGACAAGATGTGTTGTTCCGATCCAAGGTTATTTTGAGTGGATTAAATCTGGTAAGAATAAGACTCCATATTTTGTCCATTCTTCAAAGGCTCCATTAATTTATCTTGCAGCCTTGTACTCGCACAATCCAAATTACTCTAATCTGGATTCACATGCTAAgtatttatcttcattcaCAATTATAACAGGTCCAGCTACGAAGGAAGATTCAAAGGATTTATCATGGCTACATCCTAGAAAGCCTTTAATGCTAATGCCAAGTACCAATGAATGGCATGAATGGCTAGACCCAGAGAAAGACTGGTCCGATAGTCTACTTGATACTAGTTTGAACACAATCGACAATAAAGCATACATGAATATTGAGTACCATACTGTTAGTAGTGACGTAGGCAAACCATTTGCAGAAGGAAAGTATTTGGTTGAGAAATATACCAAACCCCAAAAATCTATTTCACAATTCTTTAAGCCAGCAACTAAACGTCAACTACAGGATAACGATGAGAATAAACAGGAAAAAAAGCCGAAAACAGAAGAGAATATAGATGTTGCAATCAATGCTAATGAAGGAAATGTTGAGATCAAAAGAGAGCCATAA
- a CDS encoding DEHA2G16302p (similar to CA5054|IPF3704 Candida albicans), whose translation MDTECPLCFKIFPRSLLEQHVNSCLDLQDRNTSNNVKLPTKHDKEETGDPKVHNTEASSRQKHDVFTSLGLKMDSFDPKKQKTDSKASNNTKGKPTLTSLLIAEKRMKGYGSGEKKIKIEEEHSNTSTKAGFNKRIIVDDDQEQRTKKAAFPQEIENKVPVEKTQSSNDGPKQSNALTKNQEFMRLKREAELPLAQRLRPKSLDEYYGQEKLVGENGILKNIIKSDQIPSFILWGVPGVGKTSLARIISQTSNCKFLEVSGAEGNAKRLREVFTMADNERRLTGRKTILFLDEIHRFNKAVQDLLLPVIEKGIVTVIGATTENPSFTLNNALLSRMHTFIMEPLLKEDIVKIINRGLLVVNKSRKLVFGLHLIALDKDAIDYIASLSAGDSRVALNILESINAYLSSVQYSRFSGYEEGEKAIQIPKTLGVIKVCLQNLKPLLETRNYQKMYDKQGESHYDTISAFHKSVRGSDADAAVFYLVKMLVGGEDPLFIARRMIVIASEDVGLRDSSCLPFAIATKEALEFVGMPEGEIILAHCATKLARAPKSTKSYRALRSAQSLFKENPDTTSIPIPLHLRNAPTKLMKEFGYGDNYKYNPSFTHGKVKQDYMPKELRNVKFMEETHLGTTNDPSVDSYDYEMLSQERNDYLNFKRKWREASKNSRKSSGSIERARQKPRKRATKVNIDTLNHDSNSNNLEANNTEKDLCQGNNELPRYSYDEFLSKEDQPEYFDGEEIDEYSDDPNCSHNFECSYDEFLNKEDQPDYFDGAQCDEDYPIFYDNEEQ comes from the coding sequence ATGGATACCGAATGTCCCTTAtgcttcaaaatattccCCAGATCTCTTTTAGAGCAACATGTCAATAGTTGTTTGGATTTACAGGATAGAAATACATCAAACAATGTGAAGTTGCCTACAAAACacgataaagaagaaaccGGTGATCCAAAAGTTCACAATACTGAAGCTTCGTCTAGACAGAAACATGATGTATTTACATCTTTAGGGTTGAAGATGGATTCTTTTGATCCAAAAAAACAGAAGACAGATAGTAAagcttcaaataatacGAAGGGCAAGCCTACACTTACTAGCTTACTAATAGCAGAGAAGAGAATGAAAGGCTATGGTTCAGgagaaaagaaaatcaaaatagaagaagaacattCAAACACTTCCACCAAAGCAGGTTTTAATAAACGAATTATCGTTGACGACGATCAGGAACAACGAACCAAGAAAGCTGCATTTCCTCaggaaattgaaaataaggtACCTGTAGAGAAGACACAGTCTTCGAATGATGGACCCAAACAATCAAATGCTTTGACTAAGAATCAAGAATTTATGAGATTAAAACGAGAAGCTGAACTTCCTTTGGCTCAAAGACTTAGACCAAAAAGTTTAGACGAGTATTATGGACAAGAGAAGTTAGTCGGTGAGAATGgaattttgaagaacatAATTAAATCGGATCAAATTCCGTCCTTTATCTTATGGGGCGTACCAGGTGTTGGCAAGACTTCGCTTGCCAGGATAATATCACAAACTTCGAATTGTAAATTTTTAGAAGTATCTGGTGCAGAAGGTAATGCTAAGCGACTAAGAGAAGTATTTACCATGGcagataatgaaagaagGCTTACAGGGCGAAAGActattctttttcttgatgAAATACACAGGTTTAATAAAGCGGTTCAAGATTTACTTCTTCCTGTAATAGAGAAAGGAATAGTTACAGTCATAGGAGCTACCACAGAGAATCCATCTTTTACCCttaataatgcattattatCCCGTATGCATACATTTATTATGGAACCCTTATTGAAGGAGGATATAGTAAAGATAATTAATAGAGGGCTATTGGTTGTAAATAAATCCAGAAAATTAGTCTTTGGGTTGCACCTAATTGCTTTGGACAAAGATGCAATAGATTATATTGCATCATTGAGTGCAGGAGACTCTCGTGTTgcattaaatattttagaatCAATTAATGCCTATTTATCAAGTGTCCAATACTCTAGGTTTTCTGGGTACGAAGAAGGAGAGAAAGCAATTCAAATACCAAAAACATTAGGAGTAATCAAGGTATGCTTACAGAATTTAAAACCTTTACTAGAGACAAGGAATTACCAGAAGATGTACGATAAGCAGGGTGAATCTCATTATGATACAATAAGCGCTTTTCATAAATCTGTCAGGGGTTCAGATGCTGATGCAGCAGTATTCTATTTAGTTAAGATGCTAGTAGGCGGGGAAGACCCTTTATTTATTGCGAGAAGAATGATTGTTATAGCAAGTGAGGATGTTGGGTTGAGAGATAGCTCATGTCTACCATTTGCAATTGCTACGAAGGAGGCTTTAGAATTTGTCGGAATGCCTGAAGgtgaaataatattggcCCACTGTGCAACAAAATTGGCGAGGGCtccaaaatcaacaaaGTCGTACAGGGCATTGCGGTCGGCACAATCTTTGTTTAAAGAAAACCCTGATACGACATCAATTCCAATACCTCTACATTTAAGAAATGCGCcaacaaaattaatgaaagaatttggTTACGGAgataattataaatataaccCAAGCTTCACTCATGGGAAAGTAAAGCAAGATTATATGCCCAAAGAATTAAGAAATGTGAAATTTATGGAAGAAACTCATTTGGGGACAACCAATGACCCATCAGTTGACTCGTATGATTATGAAATGTTGCTGCAGGAGAGgaatgattatttaaatttcaaaCGAAAATGGAGAGAAGCTAGTAAGAATTCACGTAAATCCCTGGGAAGTATAGAAAGAGCACGACAAAAACCAAGGAAAAGGGCTACAAAAGTTAATATCGATACACTTAATCAcgattcaaattcaaataatttagaagCCAATAATACGGAAAAGGATCTTTGTCAAGGGAATAATGAGCTTCCAAGATATTCGTATGATGAATTCCTTAGTAAAGAAGATCAAccagaatattttgatggggaggaaattgatgaatattCCGACGATCCGAATTGTAGCCACAACTTTGAGTGTTCCtatgatgaatttttgaacAAAGAAGACCAACCTGACTATTTCGATGGTGCGCAATGTGATGAAGATTACCCTATTTTTTATGATAACGAAgaacaataa
- a CDS encoding DEHA2G16324p (similar to uniprot|P53397 Saccharomyces cerevisiae YML060w OGG1 8-oxoguanine DNA glycosylase) has protein sequence MTVDLIWKKFPVKQVEVKLSKVLRCGQTFRWKNVNDIWSYTTENKIILLKQDEEYIHYSWIAAEHMQTQSKINCHFDKETLDFIKDYFNLPIKLETLYEEWIEKDGLFKISQQKSAFSKFTGIRILRQEPWETLISFICSSNNNVKRISKMCDNICTEFGKYINEYNGIKYYSFPTAVDLSSSPKVESRLRDLGFGYRAKYIYQTALKFTSDEFPDITLKNLYQLRQENYETAHDFLLQLTGVGPKVADCICLMALDKHDIVPVDTHVYQIAIRDYKFKGKKDLKTMNKKTYHDIRLFFKEIFGDFAGWAQSVLFTSDLSDLNNGVNKIQNTEINIDHTSVKQEQDSIVIERKRGILLDPSSQEQDSDKKVKYEMK, from the coding sequence ATGACCGTTGATCTCATCTGGAAGAAATTCCCTGTAAAACAAGTAGAAGTCAAATTATCTAAAGTGTTAAGATGTGGCCAAACATTTAGATGGAAGAATGTAAATGATATATGGTCATATACAACcgaaaacaaaataattttactCAAGcaagatgaagaatatatacattattCGTGGATCGCTGCTGAACATATGCAGACACAactgaaaataaattgtcattttgataaagaGACTCTTGACTTCATAAAGGATTATTTTAACTTACCGATTAAGTTGGAAACACTATATGAAGAATGGATTGAAAAGGAtggattattcaaaatttctcAGCAGAAATCGGCTTTCAGTAAGTTTACGGGTATCAGAATATTGAGACAGGAACCTTGGGAAACGCTTATATCCTTCATTTGctcatcaaataataatgtgaAGAGAATTTCTAAAATGTGTGATAATATATGTACTGAGTTTGGAAAATATATCAATGAATATAATGGTATCAAATATTACTCATTTCCAACAGCCGTTGATTTATCTAGTAGTCCTAAAGTTGAAAGCCGGCTTAGGGATTTAGGTTTCGGTTATCGTgctaaatatatttatcaaactGCTTTAAAATTTACAAGCGATGAATTTCCAGATATAACTTTGAAGAACCTATATCAACTCCGACAAGAAAACTATGAGACAGCTCATGATTTTTTGTTACAGTTGACGGGCGTTGGTCCAAAGGTGGCCGATTGCATTTGTTTAATGGCTTTAGACAAGCATGATATAGTTCCTGTTGATACTCATGTCTACCAAATTGCTATCAGAGACTACAAATTTAAAGGAAAGAAAGATTTAAAAACtatgaataaaaaaacGTATCATGATATAAGGCTATTctttaaagaaatttttgGGGATTTTGCAGGTTGGGCTCAGTCTGTATTATTCACATCAGATCTTTCTGACCTTAACAACGGtgtaaataaaatacaaaatactgaaattaatattgacCACACTTCTGTtaaacaagaacaagattCGATTGTTATAGAACGAAAACGAGGAATTCTTTTAGATCCATCGTCCCAAGAACAGGATTCTGATAAAAAAGTCAAATATGAAATGAAATAA
- a CDS encoding DEHA2G16478p (no similarity) produces MTNKSKKRHHDKYRDPFELHRLQCESNIKKMRMEKRLNVFNGNAINSGTTPATSQLSKTYRKRLVLSDKTNTNGLNQNAKYRNEKSMDKPKVTISGMRDSIIAMHRKSNTQKLSFQKTSVNKPNKISIFALSSIIKSTKFTTHMKNGCTNRLLEISRDIIIYTPFESINKSKDSILSQARLYIKSFIEWFKINKFDYILVAKNLEGLKTNSETENLHANIPREKTSALTNQDVGMVGKISKQRYIRQDQRQNAANPNPTHIVQKYKKVGKFMATASVKDIYTKKTCVVLLLRTDIRFKVNTNDMLVLMDKSRTTQIINNKEIPVYMNWQIYKEKPIDIDFFS; encoded by the coding sequence ATGACGAACAAATCGAAGAAACGGCATCATGATAAATATAGGGACCCCTTTGAACTACACAGGCTTCAATGTGAGtctaatatcaaaaaaatgAGAATGGAGAAGCGGTTGAATGTTTTCAATGGGAATGCAATAAATTCGGGTACAACTCCGGCCACACTGCAGTTGTCGAAAACATACAGAAAAAGACTTGTTCTTAGTGATAAAACCAACACAAATGGCCTCAATCAGAATGCTAAATATAGAAATGAAAAACTGATGGATAAACCGAAGGTTACAATTTCGGGTATGAGAGACTCAATTATTGCAATGCATCGAAAATCTAACACTCAAAAACTAAGCTTCCAGAAGACCTCTGTAAACAAAcctaataaaatttctatatttgCCTTGTCCTCAATTATAAAGAGTACAAAATTTACAACGCATATGAAGAATGGTTGCACTAATCGTCTACTTGAAATTTCGAGAGatatcattatatatacCCCGTTCGAAAGCATTAACAAGAGCAAAGATAGTATACTTTCGCAAGCACgtttatatataaagagCTTTATTGAATGGTTcaaaattaacaaatttgaCTACATTCTTGTTGCTAAGAATTTGGAGGGTTTGAAAACAAACTCTGAAACTGAAAACCTTCATGCCAACATACCAAGGGAGAAAACCTCAGCATTAACTAATCAGGATGTGGGAATGGTTGGAAAAATATCGAAACAAAGGTATATTCGACAAGATCAACGTCAAAATGCTGCCAATCCTAATCCGACTCACATAGTacaaaaatacaaaaaagTCGGCAAATTTATGGCCACAGCAAGCGTGAAAGATATTTACACTAAGAAAACATGTGTTGTTTTATTGCTACGAACAGATATCAGGTTTAAAGTGAATACAAACGATATGTTGGTTCTAATGGATAAATCACGTACTACGCAGatcataaataataaagaaattccAGTTTATATGAATTGGCAAATTTATAAAGAGAAGCCAATAGATATAGATTTCTTTAGCTaa
- a CDS encoding DEHA2G16500p (similar to CA5052|IPF3708 Candida albicans) translates to MTTSWDQAKFALKPKTKGFHLVTDEILSNVPEIRDYKIGQLNLFIQHTSAGLTINENYDPDVRTDLINIFDRIVPDDAEYIHILEGLNDAKSHGQATLTGLNVTVPISNGKLAFGTWQGIYLAEFRDNKPSRRIVATINGLKEN, encoded by the coding sequence atGACAACATCTTGGGATCAAGCTAAATTTGCATTAAAACCTAAAACTAAGGGATTCCATTTAGTTACGGATGAAATTCTCAGTAACGTTCCTGAGATAAGGGACTATAAAATAGgccaattgaatttattcatCCAACACACTAGTGCTGGTTTGACCATCAACGAGAATTATGATCCTGACGTGAGAActgatttgattaatattttcGATAGAATTGTCCCGGACGATGCCGAATATATCCATATATTAGAGGGACTTAATGATGCGAAATCTCATGGACAGGCTACGCTTACTGGCTTAAATGTTACAGTTCCAATAAGTAATGGTAAATTAGCATTCGGAACGTGGCAAGGAATTTACCTTGCTGAATTCAGGGACAATAAACCCTCGAGAAGAATTGTAGCAACCATCAATGGATTGAAGGAAAACTAG
- a CDS encoding DEHA2G16522p (weakly similar to CA5053|IPF3707 Candida albicans), protein MDIYSEVQEMSTSLHEHIKSPPEDNKTKLKDLSASTSTLDKGLSGNMENEQGKKRRSASPAISNKEFKKNKLEKEDSQDDYSGSPSGLSNRYPTEEIEDESYEEIAKQYKKFSNAPKFNLNSEELFCICRKPDYGGELMISCDNCDEWFHFKCMKLNEDHSKLIAKFYCKFCRWKGISSTKWKRKCRLDWCWEPIRADSKSKYCCDEHGVTFIKENLLRKTGINDLNPTDIKSIFNYCISSGNSYKNLVQLGSDFPELPEISSLKEDGSDISQLPGDLENRLTKINSNLDRINSITDLCKLKSDYLLKIKEKIKIINERLQASYQDEEQVEKCEESLKSKRSTKESKSKKSKKFDLCCYDKSLNQGIQTDVQSKNAFEKFINSADIYTDYKEQIDSLISFYRDNMDDIDSNSLFNNSMCIQDKRKCPRHNGWWNLINDELVKRFNELSLTAKKLEDEKLMILRNYSIKIYESRT, encoded by the coding sequence atggATATTTATTCAGAAGTACAAGAAATGTCAACTTCACTTCATGAACATATAAAACTGCCACCAGAAGACAATAAAACTAAATTGAAGGATCTATCTGCATCTACTTCAACCTTGGATAAAGGTTTATCTGGAAATATGGAAAACGAGCAAGGCAAAAAAAGACGATCTGCATCACCAGCAATTTCGAACAAAGagttcaagaaaaataaacttgaaaaagaagattcACAAGATGACTATAGCGGCTCTCCATCTGGGCTTTCTAATAGATATCCAACAGAGGAAATAGAAGACGAGTCGTACGAAGAAATAGCCAAACaatataagaaattttcTAATGCACCTAAGTTTAATCTCAACagtgaagaattattctGTATCTGTCGAAAGCCAGACTATGGAGGAGagttaatgatttcatgTGACAATTGTGATGAATGGTTTCACTTCAAATGTATGAAGTTGAATGAAGATCATTCCAAGTTAATAGCCAAATTCTATTGCAAGTTCTGTCGCTGGAAAGGAATCAGTAGTAcaaaatggaaaagaaaATGCCGTTTAGATTGGTGCTGGGAACCTATTAGAGCTGAttctaaatcaaaatattgttGCGATGAACATGGTGTAActtttattaaagaaaatttattaaggAAAACTGgaattaatgatttgaacCCAACagatattaaatcaatatttaattattgTATCTCATCGGGTAATAGCTATAAAAATCTAGTTCAATTGGGTTCAGATTTCCCTGAATTACCAGAAATTTCTTCACTTAAAGAGGATGGATCTGACATTTCACAGTTGCCTGGagatcttgaaaatagGTTGACTAagataaattcaaatctagatagaattaattcaattacTGATTTGTGCAAGCTCAAGAGTGATTATTTACTCAAGATTAAGgaaaaaattaagattattaatgaaaggtTACAGGCATCTTATCAAGATGAAGaacaagttgaaaaatgtgAAGAATCGCTTAAAAGTAAAAGATCGACGAAAGAATCTAAAAGTAAGAAGTCCAAGAAATTTGACCTTTGTTGCTACGACAAATCTCTAAATCAAGGAATACAAACAGATGTGCAGTCGAAAAACGCCTTTGAAAAGTTCATTAATTCTGCTGATATATACACTGATTAtaaagaacaaattgataGTCTAATAAGTTTTTATCGTGACAATATGGATGATATcgattcaaattcattgttTAATAACTCTATGTGTATACAGGATAAACGAAAGTGTCCAAGGCATAATGGTTGGTGGAACTTAATAAATGATGAACTTGTTAAAAGGttcaatgaattatccCTTACtgcaaaaaaattggaagatgagaaattgatgattttaagaaattataGCATCAAGATATATGAACTGCGAACGTAG
- a CDS encoding DEHA2G16544p (weakly similar to uniprot|P39984 Saccharomyces cerevisiae YEL056w HAT2 subunit of the major yeast histone acetyltransferase) — protein MTVNTSADFASAELEIVQEQQSKEKIVNEEFKIWKKTVPLLYDTIHTHALDFPSLSLQWLPDYTVSENKNYVTVKFLFGTNTSQHSQDYLKLGSLSLPSTLAPDFSEFSPNSQSIPIPMSNIDSSDNFRILSSWKHNGEINKLRISPNNEKVITFDNEGVVHLYDLKSNNKEAIDFKYHKLEGYALEWIDENQFLSGANDSQIALWDVSKPSTPIQRFKSHNAVINDLSHNISEKSLFGSVADDYTYQIHDLRASFQDNPAIRIETSHIQNSFAFNPEIPTLFATGGKENVVSLYDLRNPSEPFRKLFGHNDSVIGIEWNKNNDPNKLISWGLDKRAISWDLSYLSDEFIYPTNEPTEASKKRYTKNVDPCLAFIHGGHTNRINEVDIHPKINGLTATCGDDNLIEIWKSKTIQLENDEDEDEEEEEDAEKAPSPVENDNEKSKTGAPNNLENEDTEMKD, from the coding sequence ATGACTGTCAATACAAGTGCTGATTTTGCATCAGCAGAActtgaaattgttcaagaaCAACAGCTGAAAGAAAAGATTGTAAAcgaagaatttaaaatttggaaaaaaaCAGTACCGTTGTTGTACGATACTATCCATACACATGCCTTAGATTTTCCTTCGTTATCCTTACAATGGTTACCTGACTATACAGTTTCcgaaaataaaaattatgtGACTGTTAAGTTTCTATTTGGTACCAATACATCTCAACATTCTCAAGATTACTTGAAATTGGGATCTTTAAGCTTACCAAGTACTCTTGCACCAGACTTTTCTGAGTTTTCACCTAATTCGCAAAGTATTCCTATTCCGAtgtcaaatattgattccTCGGATAATTTCAGGATTTTATCCAGTTGGAAACATAATGGGGAAATTAATAAGTTACGAATTTCTCCAAATAATGAGAAGGTGATAACATTCGATAACGAAGGAGTTGTTCATTTATATGACTTGAAATCAAACAATAAGGAAGCCATTGATTTCAAGTACCATAAACTAGAGGGTTATGCTTTGGAATGGATTGACGAAAACCAATTCTTGTCTGGGGCTAATGACTCCCAAATTGCTTTGTGGGATGTATCAAAGCCATCTACACCAATCCAACGATTCAAATCTCATAATGCTGTCATCAATGACTTATCGCATAATATTCTGGAAAAATCCTTGTTTGGTTCTGTGGCGGATGATTATACTTATCAGATTCATGACTTACGGGCATCATTTCAAGATAACCCTGCTATTAGAATAGAAACCAgtcatattcaaaattcgTTTGCTTTTAATCCTGAAATTCCAACGTTATTTGCAACGGGTGGTAAAGAAAATGTTGTTTCCTTGTATGATTTGAGAAATCCATCTGAACCATTCCGTAAATTGTTTGGGCATAACGATAGTGTAATCGGTATTGAGTGGAATAAAAATAACGatccaaataaattaatttcatgGGGCTTGGATAAAAGAGCAATTTCTTGGGATTTATCTTATTTGTCTGATGAGTTTATTTATCCAACTAATGAACCTACAGAAGCTTCTAAAAAAAGATACACGAAGAACGTGGATCCGTGTTTAGCTTTTATCCATGGAGGTCACACAAATAGGATCAATGAGGTTGATATTCACCCTAAGATTAATGGATTGACAGCAACCTGCGGAGATGATAACTTGATAGAGATTTGGAAGAGTAAAACCATCcaattagaaaatgatgaggatgaggatgaggaagaagaagaagacgcTGAAAAAGCACCTAGCCcagttgaaaatgataatgaaaaatcaaaaacagGTGCTCCTAATAATCTAGAAAATGAGGACACTGAAATGAAAgattaa
- a CDS encoding DEHA2G16566p (highly similar to CA5313|IPF2163 Candida albicans): protein MNSTTSSKDNPLNKIIGLSVVLSMGFLLVVLAGIYGNWFPIINGIIFAIAHLPVAITKAISDSSDYDFSFDPVSSSRGSILKEFGQFTSAFLVVTGFYLPVLLHHSHILTRVAMILTIIGGSLIYGTVFKFSSYFDESEDHETEDFGGVI from the coding sequence ATGAATTCGACTACATCATCCAAAGATAACCCGTTGAATAAAATCATAGGATTATCAGTTGTTTTATCTATGGGATTCCTCTTAGTCGTTTTAGCAGGAATATATGGCAATTGGTTCCCCATTATCAATGGTATAATATTTGCCATTGCACATTTACCCGTTGCTATAACGAAAGCCATATCTGATTCTAGTGATTATGATTTCAGCTTTGATCCTGTGTCGTCCTCTCGAGGAAGCattttaaaagaatttggtCAATTTACATCTGCATTTTTAGTAGTTACAGGGTTCTATCTACCTGTATTATTACATCATTCTCATATATTAACAAGGGTTGCTATGATATTGACAATAATAGGTGGAAGCTTAATTTATGGTACTGTCTTTAAGTTTAGCCTGTACTTTGACGAAAGTGAGGACCATGAAACTGAAGACTTTGGAGGTGTTATCTAA
- a CDS encoding DEHA2G16588p (similar to CA5312|IPF2165 Candida albicans) — protein sequence MTSRLESYGELLNPTIVKEAKVLGKGGITSPAGFSTDSITSQRNKPNATVRTNKKPDLERLEELKVKKAWEIALGPAKTIPMNLIMSYMTGNSLQIIPIMMTLMLFWNPLKAIFTETNANFKNLETKKNSSDIFLTRAVFVICQMACMAVGIWKLYNMGLIPNSEGDWLAWKEAIQYKERVYLI from the coding sequence ATGACTTCAAGATTAGAATCATACGGGGAACTTTTAAACCCTACTATAGTGAAAGAAGCTAAGGTTTTGGGGAAGGGGGGAATTACTCTGCCTGCAGGTTTTAGTACTGATTCAATTACGCTGCAACGTAATAAACCAAATGCTACAGTCCGCACAAACAAGAAACCAGACCTTGAACGattggaagaattgaaagtaAAGAAGGCATGGGAAATAGCATTGGGTCCTGCTAAGACTATACCTATGAATTTGATCATGAGTTATATGACTGGTAACTCTTTACAGATTATTCCTATTATGATGACATTGATGTTGTTCTGGAATCCTTTGAAAGCTATATTTACTGAAACGAACGCAAATTTCAAGAACTTGGaaacaaagaagaattctAGTGATATATTCTTGACAAGGGCAGTTTTTGTGATATGTCAAATGGCATGTATGGCAGTTGGTATATGGAAATTGTACAATATGGGTTTAATCCCTAATAGTGAGGGCGATTGGTTGGCCTGGAAAGAGGCAATCCAATACAAGGAAAGAGTTTACCTTATTTAA